In a genomic window of Gambusia affinis linkage group LG04, SWU_Gaff_1.0, whole genome shotgun sequence:
- the ccdc40 gene encoding coiled-coil domain-containing protein 40, which yields MQNVSDEGQHDEDHLNTQDGASANPSAQQSDDVSHDSDLDPNMTADQLSVGTSEDDRGPEHDEDSPQEEGNEDLVILDPDHPLIKRFQEAIKIYFKRRLEELKQEVKGKRPVKMMEKKMVADTGIELNKLSDKLKVAESKLQEIQESKTKTEAELKSEQDHLEKAKSTYHDMKNRSRQASALAFARQADLDKKHQQVIFAQAASEELQSQVKVIDYTKYKVGTQKTKAEEDKIKQDLYVDHLTKDLEKKTWQAAEYEVQRSAQAQETGDVTRALSEAEMEMESLLMMHKKLLQQWNSNITDIKRHDETVNAMQEAVRAVEDDVVLLDREIEGYKKSINEELENNETLTVQLNRSSMDCVTVEKLINKKKLEREALQAQYTACLKSLAETKQIFATLTKDMIEHQTELNSQKNQLEKLSAARLELEEKIMSFIQQHLTHSKAASHSQNLTSKLLTRKMEKMNQLQRQETDTLSVKLECQKVEQHVNRLTISVESLDEEINKYNRLLNSHENTFASLVRQMRQKETAINTLKIRIAKIVEITGHEDMHPLQIKIQNITAEIDELVAHIKNEQRLWLLHQGTLVGLTRELDVNNKKMRKLQKDCTGLQMKDIRLDCQTKQEERELAELEKGSMQLRKDLEKLCKLKMKNKERNETLELENLEMETDFRNKLKDAEEQSASLHMKLEATQEEKENLLKCLLEAKQQIMLWERKTHILKETRSVVEFDISQGDIQKMNTEMHRMELHIDKLKRRQEQLMRESEKAVERREYLDIRKDAMIRDCRKNLAKAELKRSSAGLQKKIAKTLNEFDDCEEEVKELENKKTLLRENIQLQTQHVTELLNTATKTSNNFQNLRDNKDMNQTFIIAMQDRNKKLQAVCKGSYKLSSSSETIIASLQSQKEHLEECSKVLKQSCEDFPQHQGALHPVTQAAIAYIKIANQ from the exons ATGCAGAACGTAAGCGATGAAGGCCAACATGACGAAGACCACCTGAATACACAAGATGGCGCTAGTGCG AATCCATCAGCACAGCAGTCAGATGATGTCAGTCATGATTCTGATCTTGATCCAAATATGACAG CTGATCAGTTGAGCGTTGGCACATCAGAAGATGACAGGGGACCAGAACATGACGAGGACTCGCCACAAGAAGAAGGAAATGAAGACCTCGTCATCCTAGACCCTGACCAT CCGCTGATCAAAAGATTTCAAGAAGCTATCAAAATTTACTTCAAAAGACGTCTGGAAGAACTCAAGCAGGAAGTGAAGGGAAAG CGGCCAGtcaaaatgatggaaaaaaaaatggtagcTGACACAGGTATAGAATTGAATAAACTAAGCGACAAGCTGAAAGTAGctgaaagcaaactgcaggAGATTCAAGAATCCAAGACAAAGACTGAAGCTGAACTGAAGAGTGAACAAGATCATCTGGAAAAGGCAAAGAGCACTTATCATGACATGAAAAATCGGAGCCGTCAAGCCAGCGCTCTGG CGTTTGCAAGGCAGGCGGACTTAGACAAAAAGCATCAGCAGGTCATTTTCGCTCAAGCAGCCAGTGAGGAACTACAGTCCCAAGTCAAAGTCATTGATTATACCAAATACAAAGTGGGCACACAGAAGACAAAGGcagaagaagataaaataaagcag GACTTGTATGTAGATCATCTGACAAAAGACTTGGAGAAGAAGACATGGCAGGCGGCCGAGTATGAGGTCCAGAGAAGTGCTCAAGCCCAGGAGACAGGAGACGTCACCAGAGCACTCTCTGAG GCTGAGATGGAAATGGAATCGCTGCTAATGATGCATAAGAAGTTGCTGCAGCAGTGGAACAGCAACATAACAGACATAAAGAGACATGATGAGACTGTTAATGCGATGCAGGAAGCTGTACG TGCGGTTGAGGATGACGTGGTCCTGCTGGACAGAGAGATTGAAGGTTATAAGAAATCCATCAATGAAGAGCTGGAGAATAATGAGACACTGACCGTTCAGCTGAACCGGAGTTCAATGGATTGTGTGACTGTGGAAAAACTGATCAATAAGAAAAAGTTGGAACGAGAGGCACTGCAGGCTCAGTACACCGCCTGTCTAAAATCCCTGGCTGAGACAAAGCAAATCTTTGCTACGCTCACAAAA gaTATGATTGAACATCAAACTGAACTAAACAGCCAGAAGAACCAGCTAGAGAAACTGAGTGCTGCACGTTTGGAGCTGGAAGAGAAAATCATGTCCTTCATTCAGCAGCATCTCACACACAGCAAGGCGGCTTCACATTCACAAAATCTCACAAGCAAGTTGCTCACTCGAAAGATGGAGAAG ATGAATCAGCTGCAGAGGCAGGAAACAGACACCTTGTCAGTGAAGCTGGAGTGCCAGAAGGTTGAGCAGCATGTCAACAGACTGACCATTTCCGTGGAGAGCCTTGATGAGGAGATTAATAAGTACAACAGGTTACTGAATTCACATGAGAATACATTTGCCTCCCTTGTTCGACAAATGAGGCAGAAAGAAACAGCGATCAACACCCTAAAAATCAGGATTGCTAAAATTGTGGAGATCACTGGG CATGAAGATATGCACCCTCTGCAAATCAAGATCCAGAATATAACGGCTGAGATTGATGAGCTTGTTGCCCACATCAAGAATGAGCAGCGCCTCTGGTTGCTGCACCAGGGAACCCTGGTGGGACTGACCAGAGAGTTGGATGTCAACAACAAGAAGATGCGCAAACTGCAGAAAGACTGCACTGGACTACAAATGAAGGATATCCGACTAGATT GTCAGACTAAACAAGAGGAACGAGAGCTGGCAGAGCTGGAGAAGGGCTCGATGCAGCTGAGGAAAGACCTCGAGAAGCTCTGCAAGCTGAAGATGAAGAACAAAGAGCGAAATGAGACACTGGAGTTGGAAAACCTAGAGATGGAGACAGACTTCAGGAACAAACTCAAG GATGCTGAAGAGCAATCTGCCAGTCTTCACATGAAACTTGAGGCCACtcaggaggaaaaagagaaCCTCCTCAAGTGTCTGTTGGAGGCTAA GCAGCAGATCATGCTGTGGGAGAGGAAGACCCATATTCTAAAGGAGACTCGGTCAGTGGTGGAGTTCGACATTAGCCAGGGAGACATCCAGAAGATGAATACTGAAATGCATCGGATGGAG TTACATATCGACAAGCTGAAAAGACGACAAGAGCAGTTGATGAGGGAAAGCGAGAAAGCCGTGGAGAGAAGAGAATACCTTGACATACGCAAGGATGCCATGATCCGAGATTGCCGCAAAAACCTTGCAAAGGCAGAACTGAAACGTTCCAGCGCTGGCCTGCAGAAAAAAATCgctaaaacattaaat GAGTTTGATGATTGTGAAGAGGAGGTGAAGGAGCTTGAGAACAAGAAAACTCTCCTGAGAGAGAATATTCAGCTGCAAACGCAACATGTAACTGAGTTGTTAAACACCGCCACAAAGACCAGCAATAACTTTCAAAACCTCCGGGATAACAAAGACATG AACCAGACTTTCATAATTGCTATGCAGGATCGAAACAAGAAGCTGCAGGCCGTTTGCAAGGGGAGCTACAAACTGTCATCCAGCAGCGAAACAATCATAGCCTCTCTGCAGAGCCAGAAGGAGCACCTGGAGGAGTGCAGCAAGGTCTTGAAGCAAAGCTGTGAGGACTTCCCTCAGcaccagggggcgctgcaccCTGTGACACAGGCGGCAATAGCTTATATAAAAATTGCCAACCAGTAA